GGGCGGCCTCCAGGGCTTCGGCCACGATGGGGCGACCCGGACCTTCATGACCAACATGACCCTGGTTCCCGAACTGGGCCTGGGCGTCTTCATCAGCACCAACACCAGCACGGGCCGCGCACTGACCCAAAGGTTCCCCGTCCGGGTGGTCGAGGAAATCCTGGGTCGCCAGGGTGACTGGCCGCGGCCTGCGGCGCCCCAGCTCCATGCATACAAAGGCATGTACGAGGGTCGCTACCTCGGCACCCGGCGCGCCTATTCCGGCCTGGAGGGGATGCTGGAGCGCCTCTCCGGCGAGATGCAGGTGGAAGTCACTCCCGAGGGCCGCCTGTTGACCCGCGAAGGCGACCGTATCCAGTCCTGGGTCCCGGAGGGTCCGGTGACTAGCGGGCGCTTCGTCTCCGACACGGGTTGGGAGCGGCGCGTCTTTGTCATTGAGGGCGGCAAGGCCCGCAGGATGCTGACGGCCCTGAACACCCAGGTCTATGAACGCTCGCCCTTCTGGGGCCGGCCGGGCCTGCTCGCCGCCGCGGCGGCTGCGACAGGGCTGGTCTCCCTCCTGGCCCTGGGCGCAGCCCTCTTCCGGAACCGACGGGACTTCCGGCAGACCCCGGTCCAGGCCCGGGCGGGAATCCTCCAGGCCCTCCAGGCGCTTCTCTGGCTGGCCGCCCTGGGACTGTTCCTCTTCTGGTCCGCGACCACGCCGGGAAGCGAACTCATCTACACCTGGCCCGGCCTGACCCTTCTCGCCGCGTCAGCCTGCGCCCTCGTGGCCAGCCTGCTCGGCCTCGCCTGTGCGGCCCTGCTTCCCTTCGTGCTTCGCAGCGGCCGCCGGCTGGACAGCTGGTCGCCCCGCAGGCGGGCCGGGTTTGTCCTGACCGTCGTCGTTTCCCTGGCCTTCGGCCTCCTGCTCGCGCTTTGGGGCGGATTGTCCCCCTGGGCGGGATAGAACTGGCCGCCAAGGACCCCGCGTAAACGTCTCGTTTACCAACCACTGGGTAATTCCTGCCTATTCGTCGGCAGGAAATGCAGTCCTGAGGCCGGCGCGGGAGACTGCGGACCGTGAACGGGATCTTCGCCGCCCTGCAAAGATTTGGCCTCGGCCGCCTCGCCGCCTTCGCGGGCATCGGGGTGGGCATCGCAGCCGCCCTGGCCGCCGTGTTCATGAACATGGGGCGTCCCAACGCCCTCCTCTATTCGAACCTGGACCTCAAGGAAGCCGGTGAAATCACCAAGGCCCTCGAACAGGCGAACATCCGCTACGAGGCCAAGGGCGACGGCTCGACCCTCATGGTCTCGCGGGACCAGGTTGCCTCCACCCGGCTCCTGCTTTCTGGCAAGGGACTGCCGACGGCCGGGTCCGTGGGGTACGAGATCTTCGACCAGTCCAGCGTGGTGGGGCAGACGGACTTCGTCCAGCAGCTGAACCGCCAGAGGGCGCTGGAGGGTGAGCTGGCCCGGACGATCCAGAGCCTGGACGGCGTGGCCTCGGCCCGCGTGCACCTGGTCCTGCCGAAGAAGGAGCTCTTCGAGGACGAGATCCAGCAGCCCTCGGCCTCGGTCAGCATCGCCGTGGGGGCCCGAGAGCCCACCCCCGACCAGGTCCGGGCGATCCAGAACCTCGTGGCCGGCGCCGTGCCCAACATGAAGCCGGACCGGGTGACGGTGGTCGACCAGCACGCCAAGACCCTGTCGGGGGGCGCCGAGGGCGACGCCATGGCCGCGGACGGACGCAAGTCGACCGTCGAGGCCCGCATCGCCAAGACGGTGAAGACCCTGGTCGAGGGCGTGGTCGGCCAGGGCAAGGCCCGGGTGAACGTCACCGCTGATCTCGACCTGTCGCAGGTGACCATCCAGGAAGAGACCTTCGATCCCGATGGCCAGGTGGTGCGGTCCGAGACCACCAGCGAGGAAAACGCCAACGAAAACCAGCCCAACGCGAACGGCCAGGTCACCGCCGCCGCGAACATTCCCGGCGCACCCCCGAACGCCGACGGCACGATCGCCTCGACCTCGGGCCGGACGGGAACCACCACCAACTACGACATCTCCAAGACGATCCGGACCGAGGTGAAAGAACCCGGGCAGGTCAAGCGGCTCTCCGTCGCCGTCGCCGTGGACGGCGTCACCGCCCCTCCGGGCAAGGACGGCAAGCCGGGCGCATACACGCCTCGCCCCGCGGCGGAAATGCAGAGGATCGAGCAGCTCGTCCGCACCGCCGTTGGCTTCGACCAGCAGCGTGGCGACCAGGTCACGGTCATCAACGTCCAGTTTCCGAGCGCGGACGGCGCCGGCGGCGGGGTGGTGGCGGCCAACCCCCTGATGGGTTTCGACAAGAACGACATCATGCAGATCGTCCAGTGGGTGATCCTGCTGATCGTCGCCCTGCTGACCATCTTCTTCGTGGTTCGGCCGCTTTTCAACGGATCGGCTGGCCCCAGGACCGGCGTGACCCGCCTGGTCACCACCGTCGACGGCCAGGGCATGCTGCCCCTGGACCCTTCAACGGGAGAGCCCCTGGCCCTTCCGGGCCCGGACCCGACCGAGATGGAGCAGAGGATCGAGATCGCCAGGATCGAGGGCCAGGTGAAGGCCAGCTCGATCCGGCGGGTCGCGGAGTTCGTGGAATCCCATCCTGAGGAATCCGTCGCCCTGCTCCGCACCTGGCTGCATCAACCGACATGAGCAAGGCCTCCTCAAAATCCACCATCATCACCGACCCCTCCCAGCTGACGGGTCCGGAGAAGGCCGCGATCGTCCTGCTCACCCTGGGCGAGGACCACACCGCGATCTGGCAGATGCTGGATGAGGAGGAGATCCGCGAAGTTTCCCAGGCCATGGCCACCCTGGGCAATGTAAACTCCAGCGTGGTTGAAGCCCTGCTGGTCGAGTTCATCTCGAACGTGTCCGGCGGGGGCACGGTCATGGGCTCGTTCGAGCAGACCCAGCGCCTCCTCGCCTCCTTCCTCGACCCTGACAAGGTCGACAACCTCATGGAGGAGATCCGGGGTCCGGCCGGCCGGACCATGTGGGACAAGCTGGGGAATGTCAGCGAGGGGGTCCTCGCCAACTACCTGAAGAACGAATACCCGCAGACCGTCGCCGTGGTGCTGTCCAAGATCAAGCCGGACCACGCCTCGCGGGTGCTGGGCGCCCTGCCCGAGGACTTCGCCATGGAGTGCGTCACCCGCATGCTGCGGATGGAACCCGTGCAGCGCGAGATCCTCGACAAGATCGAGCAGACCCTGCGCACCGAGTTCATGTCGAATCTGGCCCGGACGTCCAAGCGCGACAGCCACGAGATGATGGCCGAGATCTTCAACTCGTTCGACCGGCAGACCGAGACCCGGTTCATCTCGGCCCTCGAGGAGCGCAGCCGGGACAGCGCCGAGCGGATCCGGGCCCTCATGTTCGTCTTTGAGGACCTGTCCAAGCTGGATCCCGGCGGCGTCCAGACTCTTCTGCGGGCTGTCGACAAGTCCCAGCTGGGCCTGGCCCTGAAGGGCGCTTCGGAAGACCTCCGGAACCTCTTCTTCTCGAACATGTCCGAGCGCGCCGCGCGGATCCTGCGGGAGGACATGGAGAACATGGGTCCGGTGCGCCTTCGCGATGTCGACCAGGCCCAGATGGCCATGGTCCAGTCGGCGAAGGACCTGGCCCAGAAGGGCGAGATCATGCTGGCCGGCTCCAGCGGCGATGACGAGCTGATCTACTGATGACCGGTCCCACCCTGGAGAGGTTCGGCTTCGACACCGTCTTCGACGGCGGCGGCAACGTGGCGAGCTCCACGCCCCGGGCGAAGCGGTATTTCAACGCCGAGGAGGTTGAGGCGGTGCGCGCCCGCGCCTTCGCAGAGGGCGAACGGAAGGCGATGGGCGAGACGGCGGCGCTACAGGCCCGCGCCCTGACGGACATCGCCCGCAGCGCGGAGCAGGGCCTGGGCGGCCTGGCGCATGTGGCCCACGCCCACCGGGAAGGCTCGGCCGCCCTGGCCCTGGCCTGCGCCCGCGCCATCGCCGGGGAGGTCCTCGAGATGTTCCCCAGGGCCGCGATCCAGACGGCCCTTGAAAGCTTGGCCCGGGAGATCGAATCCGAACCCCGCCTTCTCGTCACCGTCGCGCCGGGCCTGGGCGAGGGACTGCAGGAGCTGTTGGCGGGCACGGCTGCGGCCGGAGGCTTCAACGGCCAGATCCTGGTGCGGGAGGACGCCGGCCATGCTGGCGCGGCCTTCACCCTCGACTTCGGCGACGGCGCAGCCAGCTACGACCCCGACGAAGCGGCCCAGAGGGTCGGGGCGGCGCTCAAGGCGGCCCTTGCCACGGAAGGCCTGCATGCGGAATCCCTCGACCCCTCCGGGGAAGGCTAGGACATCATGAGCGACAACGAACTCGAACTCGATGAACTCGGCCCGGACGACGGCTCCCAGGCGCCGGGACCTGAAGAGGGCGGCGAGAAGACGGCCAGCGACCTTGCGCCCATCTTCGACGTGCCGGTGTCGATCTCCGCGGTCCTGGGCCGGGCGACGATGAGCGTTTCCCAGCTCCTGCAGCTCAACTCCGGCAGCGTACTGGAGCTCGACAGGCGGGTCGGCGAGGCGATCGACATCTACGTCAACAATCGCCTGGTGGCGCGCGGCGAGGTCGTCATCGTCGACGAGCGGCTGGGCGTGACCATGACCGAAATCATCAAGGACGGCGACACCCAGGCCTGAGGCCCGGATGACGTAGCGGAGACGGAAACATGCGACTTCTGGTCGTTGGACAACTGAACGGGCAACTGGCGTCCGCCGTGAAGATGGCGATGACCCAGGGGGCCAAGGTCAGCCACGTGGAGACGATCGCGGCGGCCACCCACGCCCTCCGCGCCGGCCAGGGGGCGGACCTGCTGCTGGTCGACTACAGCCTCGACATCGCCGCCCTCATCGCCGCAAACGAGGCCGAGCGGATCCGCGCGCCGGTCGTGGCCTGCGGGGTGGACCCGGACGCCCGCAAGGCGGCCGACGCCATCCGGGCGGGCGCCAAGGAATTCATTCCCCTTCCGCCGGACGCCGAGATGATCGCCGCCGTGCTGGCCGCGGTCTCGGATGACAACCGGCCGATGATCGCCGAGGACGCGGCGATGAAGGCCGTCATCAGCATGGCCGAGCAGGTGGCGCCTTCCGAGGCCTCGATCCTGATCACCGGGGAAAGCGGTTCCGGCAAGGAGATCGTCGCCCGCCATGTGCACCTGAAGTCGCGCCGGAGCGGCAAGCCCTTCATCTCGGTGAACTGCGCGGCCATCCCGGAGAACCTCCTCGAAAGCGAACTCTTCGGCCACGAGAAGGGCGCCTTCACCGGCGCCCTGGCCCGGCGGATCGGCAAGTTCGAGGAGGCCAACGGCGGGACCCTGCTGCTGGATGAAATCTCCGAGATGGACGCGAGGCTGCAGGCCAAGCTCCTGCGGGCCATCCAGGAGCGCGAGATCGACCGCGTGGGCGGCTCCCAGCCGGTGAAGGTGGACATCCGCATCCTGGCCACCTCCAACCGCGACCTGGTCCAGGCGGTCCGGGAGGGGACTTTCCGGGAAGACCTGCTCTACCGGCTGAACGTGGTGAACCTGAGGCTGCCGCCGCTCCGCGACCGGCCCGGCGACATCCTGCCCATGGCGGACTTCTTCGTCCGCAAGTACGCCGCCGCCAATGGCCTGTCGGCCCAGCCGCTCTCGCAGGAGGCCCGTCGCCGGCTGCTCGCCCATCGCTGGCCCGGAAACGTGCGCGAGCTTGAGAACGCCATGCACAGGGCGGTCCTTCTCGCCAGCGGGCCGGAGATCGATGAGTCCGCCATCCGCCTGCCCGATGGCCAGCCCCTCGGCCCGGCGGACCCGGCCGTCCGCACCGCCCAGGCCGCAGCCACGGCTGCAGAGGCCGTCTCCCGGGGCTTTGTCGGCCAGACGGTTGCTGCGATGGAGCAGCAGCTCATCATCGAGACCCTTGAACACTGCCTCGGCAACCGGACCCACGCCGCGAACATTCTCGGCATCTCGATCCGCACCCTCCGCAACAAGCTGAAGGAGTACTCCGAGGCGGGCGTGAGCGTGCCGGCGCCCCAGATGGGCGCGAGCGCGGCCTGAGGAGCTGATCGGTGACCGACACCACATTCGCCGGGCCCTCCCCGCAAAAGGTCACCCCCGCCGTCGTGATCCGGTGGCTGGCCCGGGGCGAGGTGGCGCTGGCGCTTGGCGTCGTATCGGTCCTTGTTCTTCTGATCCTGCCGGTTCCGGCCTTCCTGCTGGACGCCCTGCTGGCGATCTCTCTGGCCTCGTCCATCCTGATCCTGATGACCTCGCTGTTCATCAAGAAGCCGCTGGACTTCACCTCCTTCCCGACCGTCCTCCTGGTCACCACCCTGTTCCGTCTCGCCCTGAACGTCGCATCGACGCGGCTGATCCTGGCGCACGGACACGAGGGCGTGCACGGGGCGGGACAGGTGATCGAGTCCTTCGGGCGCCTGATGACGGGCGGCAACTTCACCATCGGCATCATTGTCTTCGCCATCCTGGTGATCGTGAACTTCATAGTCATCACCAAGGGTTCCGGCCGGATCGCGGAAGTCGCCGCCCGGTTCACCCTCGACTCGCTGCCCGGCAAGCAGATGGCCATCGACGCCGACCTGTCGGCCGGCCTGATCGACCAGGAGGAGTCGCGCCGCCGCCGTAAGGAGCTGGAGCAGGAGTCGACCTTCTTCGGCTCCATGGACGGCGCCTCGAAATTCGTCCGCGGGGACGCGATCGCCGGCCTGATCATCGTCGCCATCAACGTCATCGGCGGGATCCTGATCGGGACGTTCCAGCATGGCCTGCCGATTGGGCAGGCGGCCTCGACCTACACCCTCCTGACGATCGGCGACGGCCTGGTGACCCAGATCCCCGCCCTGATCATCTCGATCGCCGCCGGTTTCCTGGTGTCCAACGCCGGCGTGGACGGGGCGACGGACCAGGCCCTGGTCACCCAGCTGGCCATGAACCCCATCAGCCTCGGCATGGTGTCGGCAGCCTCGGGGGTCATCGCCCTGATCCCCGGCATGCCGGTCCTGCCCTTCGCCGCCCTGTCGATCGCCGCCGGGATGCTGGCCTGGAGACGATCGTCGAACGCCCAGCTCGCAGAGGTGCTGGGGATAGAGGACCCGGCTCCGCCCCAGGACGTCGAGGAGCCCATCAGCCAGACCCTGGCCATTGACGAGATCAAGATCGAACTCGGCTATGGCCTCCTGCCCCTGATCAATGACCTCGACGGCCGGCGACTGACCGACCAGATCAAGGCCCTCCGCAAGACCCTGGCGGCGGAGTACGGTTTCGTCATGCCGCCGGTGCGGATCCTGGACAACATGCGCCTGCCCTCCCAGGGGTACCTCATCCGGATCAAGGAGCTCGAGGCCGGGACCGGTGAGGTCCGCCTGGGAGCCCTCATGGCGATGGACCCGCGCGGAGGCCAGGTGGAGCTGACCGGCGAGCACATGCGCGAGCCCGCCTTCGGCCTGCCGGCGACCTGGATCGAGGACGGCCTGCGGGAAGAGGCGACGTTCCGCGGCTACACCGTCGTGGATCCATCCACCGTCCTGACGACCCACCTGACCGAGATCCTCAAGGAGAACATGCCCGACCTGCTCTCCTACGCCGAGGTGCAGAAGCTCCTGCGGGACCTGCCGGCGGAACAGAAGAAGCTGGTGGACGACATCATCCCGTCGGTGGTCTCGGTGACCACGATCCAGAGGGTTCTCCAGGCCCTGCTGCGCGAGCGCGTTTCGATCCGCGACCTGGCGGCCATCCTCGAGGGTCTCAGCGAGGCCGCCCCCCACAGCGCCTCCCTGACCAGCCTCGTCGAGCAGGTTCGGGCCCGGCTCTCGCGGCAGCTGTCCTTCGCCTTCCGAGGCGAGGACGGGGCCCTGCCGATCATCACCCTTTCGCCGGACTGGGAGATGGCCTTCGCCGAGTCGCTTGTGGGCTCGGGAGAGGAACGCCAGCTGTCGATGGCCCCGTCCCGGCTCCAGGAGTTCATCCGGTCGGTCAGCGACGCCTTCGAGCGTGCGGCGCAGGGCGGGGACTCCCCGGTACTGCTGACCAGTCCCGGGATCCGTCCCTATGTGCGCTCCCTCGTCGAGCGGTTCCGGGGCCAGACCCCCGTGCTGAGCCAGAATGAAGTCCACCCGAGGGCCCGCCTCAAGACTGTGGGCATGGTCTGATGGAACGGATGGCAAGACCTGCCGGCGTGTTGCAGGCCTCACCCGGGACTGCTAGCGAGGGTGCACTCCTGACCGGCGCCGCCCCGAACATGGAAAGCTGATGTTTGACCTGAAACCGAACAGCCGGCCGGCGAAGTTCACCCCGGACATGCTCTGGGAACTGATGTCCTTCGAGACCCTGATGACCCGGCAGGTGATCCATCTGATCTACTGGTCCGGCCTGGGGATCACGGCCCTTGTCGGCTTCGGCTTCATCGGGACCGCCGTCGGCGTGGCGATCCGCGAACAGTCGATCTTCGGCTTTCTCCTGGCGATCGGGGTCCTGGTCGGCGGAACCCTGGTGATCGGGATCCTCGCCCTGCTCTGGCGCGCCTTCTGCGAGCTTTACGTCGCCCTCTTCCGTCTCAGCGACGACATCCACGCCCTGCGCAAGGCGAACGACCCGGACCTGGGCGCGCAGGCGGGCGGCTGAGGGTCAGACGCCGCCGGGAGCCGGGCGACCCGCCTGACGAACGCCCAGTTCATCCAGCTCTGCGGTCTCACGGCGGGCGGCCTCGCGGAGCCTGCGCCGGGCCATGCCGTCGGCCACATGCTCGTACTTCTTCTGGGCTTCGAAGGCCTCCGCCAGGGCGTCCCGCGCCCCGGACTCCTCAGCGAGGATGAGATCGATCTCAGCCCGGATGTTCAGGCGCCGGGCCTTGCAACCGGCCAGGTAGGCCGACTGGTGAAAGGCCGCTTCGGGCCGGCTGCGGATGAAGGCCGCCTCGGCCTCCTGCTCGGCGTCGATCATGAGCAGCCGCATCTCGGCCGCCTCCCGGCGCAGGACGACCTCCGCCAGGCGCTTCTGCCGGATCTCGACGTCGTAGCCGGCGATCCGGATCAGGCTCTTCTCCCAGCTCAAGCCCCGCCTCCGGCGAGGATCGCCTCAAGCCGCGAGAAGGACTCCCCCAGCGTGGACATCTCGTCCTTGTCCTGGCCGAGGAAGGCCTCCAGGGCGGGGTTGAGGGCGATGGACCGGTCCACCAGGGGATCGGATCCCGCCCGGTAGGCGCCGATCCGGATCAGCTCCTCCATGTTGGCGTAGGCCGACAGGACCTGGCGGGCGTCACGGACGATTTCCCGTTCCCGGGGTTCCTGGCAGCCGGGCATGGTCCGGCTGATGGACTTGAGTACGTTGATGGCCGGGAACCGGCCCCGCTCGGCGATGGCCCGCTCCATGACGATGTGGCCGTCGAGGATGCCGCGCACGGCGTCGGCGATGGGCTCGTTGTGGTCATCCCCGTCGACCAGGACGGTGAAGAGACCGGTGATCGGGCCCGCCCGTGCGCCGTCCGGCCGGATCGGGCCGGGACCGGCGCGCTCAAGGAGCTTTGGCAGCTCGGTGAAGACGGTGGGGGTGTAGCCCTTGGTCGTCGGCGGTTCCCCGGCGGCCAGGCCGATTTCCCGCTGGGCCATGGCGAAGCGGGTGACCGAGTCCATCAGGCAAAGGACCTCCAGGTCCTGGTCGCGCATGAACTCGGCGATGGCCAGGGTCATGTAGGCGGCCTGGCGGCGCTTGAGGGCCGGCTCGTCCGAGGTGGCCACCACCACGACGGCTCGCTTGAGCCCCTCCTCGCCGAGGGTTTCCTCGATGAACTCCCGGACCTCGCGGCCCCGCTCGCCGATCAGGCCGACGACCACGGCGTCGCACTCCGACTGGCGGGCCAGCATGGACAAGAGGACGGACTTGCCGACCCCGGATCCGGCGAACACCCCGAGCCGCTGGCCGCGGCAGCAGGTGGTGAAGACGTTCATGGAGCGCACGCCCAGGTCGAGCCGGGCGCCGACGCGGTCGCGGGCGTGGGCGGGCGGCGGCGAGGCGCGCAGGGGATAGGCGGCCAGCCCCTGCGGAAGGGGGCCCTTGCCGTCGATGGGCTCGCCGAAGGCGTCGACGATCCGCCCGAGCCAGGCGGTGGTCGGCCGGACCGCAAAGCCCTGGGTCT
The sequence above is a segment of the Phenylobacterium parvum genome. Coding sequences within it:
- a CDS encoding sigma-54-dependent transcriptional regulator — translated: MRLLVVGQLNGQLASAVKMAMTQGAKVSHVETIAAATHALRAGQGADLLLVDYSLDIAALIAANEAERIRAPVVACGVDPDARKAADAIRAGAKEFIPLPPDAEMIAAVLAAVSDDNRPMIAEDAAMKAVISMAEQVAPSEASILITGESGSGKEIVARHVHLKSRRSGKPFISVNCAAIPENLLESELFGHEKGAFTGALARRIGKFEEANGGTLLLDEISEMDARLQAKLLRAIQEREIDRVGGSQPVKVDIRILATSNRDLVQAVREGTFREDLLYRLNVVNLRLPPLRDRPGDILPMADFFVRKYAAANGLSAQPLSQEARRRLLAHRWPGNVRELENAMHRAVLLASGPEIDESAIRLPDGQPLGPADPAVRTAQAAATAAEAVSRGFVGQTVAAMEQQLIIETLEHCLGNRTHAANILGISIRTLRNKLKEYSEAGVSVPAPQMGASAA
- a CDS encoding flagellar export protein FliJ, which produces MSWEKSLIRIAGYDVEIRQKRLAEVVLRREAAEMRLLMIDAEQEAEAAFIRSRPEAAFHQSAYLAGCKARRLNIRAEIDLILAEESGARDALAEAFEAQKKYEHVADGMARRRLREAARRETAELDELGVRQAGRPAPGGV
- the fliG gene encoding flagellar motor switch protein FliG → MSKASSKSTIITDPSQLTGPEKAAIVLLTLGEDHTAIWQMLDEEEIREVSQAMATLGNVNSSVVEALLVEFISNVSGGGTVMGSFEQTQRLLASFLDPDKVDNLMEEIRGPAGRTMWDKLGNVSEGVLANYLKNEYPQTVAVVLSKIKPDHASRVLGALPEDFAMECVTRMLRMEPVQREILDKIEQTLRTEFMSNLARTSKRDSHEMMAEIFNSFDRQTETRFISALEERSRDSAERIRALMFVFEDLSKLDPGGVQTLLRAVDKSQLGLALKGASEDLRNLFFSNMSERAARILREDMENMGPVRLRDVDQAQMAMVQSAKDLAQKGEIMLAGSSGDDELIY
- the fliF gene encoding flagellar basal-body MS-ring/collar protein FliF translates to MNGIFAALQRFGLGRLAAFAGIGVGIAAALAAVFMNMGRPNALLYSNLDLKEAGEITKALEQANIRYEAKGDGSTLMVSRDQVASTRLLLSGKGLPTAGSVGYEIFDQSSVVGQTDFVQQLNRQRALEGELARTIQSLDGVASARVHLVLPKKELFEDEIQQPSASVSIAVGAREPTPDQVRAIQNLVAGAVPNMKPDRVTVVDQHAKTLSGGAEGDAMAADGRKSTVEARIAKTVKTLVEGVVGQGKARVNVTADLDLSQVTIQEETFDPDGQVVRSETTSEENANENQPNANGQVTAAANIPGAPPNADGTIASTSGRTGTTTNYDISKTIRTEVKEPGQVKRLSVAVAVDGVTAPPGKDGKPGAYTPRPAAEMQRIEQLVRTAVGFDQQRGDQVTVINVQFPSADGAGGGVVAANPLMGFDKNDIMQIVQWVILLIVALLTIFFVVRPLFNGSAGPRTGVTRLVTTVDGQGMLPLDPSTGEPLALPGPDPTEMEQRIEIARIEGQVKASSIRRVAEFVESHPEESVALLRTWLHQPT
- the flhA gene encoding flagellar biosynthesis protein FlhA gives rise to the protein MIRWLARGEVALALGVVSVLVLLILPVPAFLLDALLAISLASSILILMTSLFIKKPLDFTSFPTVLLVTTLFRLALNVASTRLILAHGHEGVHGAGQVIESFGRLMTGGNFTIGIIVFAILVIVNFIVITKGSGRIAEVAARFTLDSLPGKQMAIDADLSAGLIDQEESRRRRKELEQESTFFGSMDGASKFVRGDAIAGLIIVAINVIGGILIGTFQHGLPIGQAASTYTLLTIGDGLVTQIPALIISIAAGFLVSNAGVDGATDQALVTQLAMNPISLGMVSAASGVIALIPGMPVLPFAALSIAAGMLAWRRSSNAQLAEVLGIEDPAPPQDVEEPISQTLAIDEIKIELGYGLLPLINDLDGRRLTDQIKALRKTLAAEYGFVMPPVRILDNMRLPSQGYLIRIKELEAGTGEVRLGALMAMDPRGGQVELTGEHMREPAFGLPATWIEDGLREEATFRGYTVVDPSTVLTTHLTEILKENMPDLLSYAEVQKLLRDLPAEQKKLVDDIIPSVVSVTTIQRVLQALLRERVSIRDLAAILEGLSEAAPHSASLTSLVEQVRARLSRQLSFAFRGEDGALPIITLSPDWEMAFAESLVGSGEERQLSMAPSRLQEFIRSVSDAFERAAQGGDSPVLLTSPGIRPYVRSLVERFRGQTPVLSQNEVHPRARLKTVGMV
- a CDS encoding DUF4282 domain-containing protein, which encodes MFDLKPNSRPAKFTPDMLWELMSFETLMTRQVIHLIYWSGLGITALVGFGFIGTAVGVAIREQSIFGFLLAIGVLVGGTLVIGILALLWRAFCELYVALFRLSDDIHALRKANDPDLGAQAGG
- a CDS encoding flagellar assembly protein FliH; the encoded protein is MTGPTLERFGFDTVFDGGGNVASSTPRAKRYFNAEEVEAVRARAFAEGERKAMGETAALQARALTDIARSAEQGLGGLAHVAHAHREGSAALALACARAIAGEVLEMFPRAAIQTALESLAREIESEPRLLVTVAPGLGEGLQELLAGTAAAGGFNGQILVREDAGHAGAAFTLDFGDGAASYDPDEAAQRVGAALKAALATEGLHAESLDPSGEG
- the fliN gene encoding flagellar motor switch protein FliN; amino-acid sequence: MSDNELELDELGPDDGSQAPGPEEGGEKTASDLAPIFDVPVSISAVLGRATMSVSQLLQLNSGSVLELDRRVGEAIDIYVNNRLVARGEVVIVDERLGVTMTEIIKDGDTQA
- the fliI gene encoding flagellar protein export ATPase FliI, coding for MQNLVEAVEKLDPLVVTGRVAAVSGLLIEARGGMTRLAVGARAEIQRRGAPPLPAEVVGFRESRALLMPFGPVEGVAPGAAIHIETQGFAVRPTTAWLGRIVDAFGEPIDGKGPLPQGLAAYPLRASPPPAHARDRVGARLDLGVRSMNVFTTCCRGQRLGVFAGSGVGKSVLLSMLARQSECDAVVVGLIGERGREVREFIEETLGEEGLKRAVVVVATSDEPALKRRQAAYMTLAIAEFMRDQDLEVLCLMDSVTRFAMAQREIGLAAGEPPTTKGYTPTVFTELPKLLERAGPGPIRPDGARAGPITGLFTVLVDGDDHNEPIADAVRGILDGHIVMERAIAERGRFPAINVLKSISRTMPGCQEPREREIVRDARQVLSAYANMEELIRIGAYRAGSDPLVDRSIALNPALEAFLGQDKDEMSTLGESFSRLEAILAGGGA